The Mycolicibacterium monacense genome contains the following window.
GAGACCCCGCTGTCGGCGTACCGCAAGCTCGCCGCCAACCGGCCCGGCACGTTCCTGCTCGAATCGGCCGAGAACGGCAGGTCGTGGTCGCGGTGGTCGTTCATCGGGGCGGGCGCACCGTCGGCGCTGACGGTCCGCGACGGCGAGGCGGTGTGGTTGGGCGTGACGCCGAAGGATGCGCCGAGCGGTGGTGATCCGCTGCAGGCACTGCGGTCCACGCTGGCGCTGCTGGAGACCGCGCCGCTGCCGGGCCTGCCGCCGCTGTCGAGCGGTCTGGTCGGGTTCTTCGCCTATGACATGGTGCGGCGGCTGGAGCGGCTGCCGTCGCTGGCCGTCGACGATCTCGGACTGCCCGACATGCTGCTGCTGTTGGCCACCGACATCGCCGCCGTCGACCACCACGAGGGCACCATCACGCTGATCGCCAACGCGGTGAACTGGAACGGCACCGACGAGAACGTGGACGGCGCGTATGACGACGCCGTCGCCCGGCTCGACGTGATGACCAAGGCGCTGGGGCAGTCGCTGCCCTCGTCGGTGGCCACGTTCGCCCGGCCGGCCCCGACGCACCGGGCGCAGCGCACCGTCGAGGAGTACACCGCGATCGTCGAGAAGCTCGTCGGCGACATCGAGGCCGGTGAGGCGTTCCAGGTGGTGCCGTCGCAGCGTTTCGAGATGGACACCGTCGCCGATCCGCTCGATGTGTACCGGATGTTGCGGGTCACCAATCCCAGCCCGTACATGTACCTGCTGAACGTGCCGGATGAGACTGGGGGACTGGACTTCTCGGTGGTCGGGTCGAGTCCGGAGGCGCTGGTGACCGTCGCCGACGGGAAGGCCACGACGCACCCGATCGCCGGCACCCGCTGGCGCGGCGACACCGAGGAAGAGGACCTGCTGCTCGAGAAGGAGCTGCTGGCCGACGAGAAGGAGCGCGCCGAACACCTGATGCTGGTGGACCTGGGCCGTAACGATCTGGGCCGGGTGTGTGAACCCGGCACCGTGCGGGTCGAGGACTACAGCCACATCGAGCGGTACAGCCACGTCATGCACTTGGTGTCGACGGTCACCGGACGTCTCGCCGAGGGCATGACCGCGCTCGACGCGGTGACGGCCTGTTTCCCGGCGGGCACGCTGTCGGGCGCCCCGAAGGTGCGGGCCATGGAGCTCATCGAGGAGGTCGAGAAGACCCGCCGCGGGCTCTACGGCGGGGTGCTGGGCTACCTCGACTTCGCGGGCAACGCCGATTTCGCGATCGCCAT
Protein-coding sequences here:
- a CDS encoding anthranilate synthase component I, producing MQTTAASAFDSSRERSSLATTTSREDFRALAAEHRVVPVVRKVLADSETPLSAYRKLAANRPGTFLLESAENGRSWSRWSFIGAGAPSALTVRDGEAVWLGVTPKDAPSGGDPLQALRSTLALLETAPLPGLPPLSSGLVGFFAYDMVRRLERLPSLAVDDLGLPDMLLLLATDIAAVDHHEGTITLIANAVNWNGTDENVDGAYDDAVARLDVMTKALGQSLPSSVATFARPAPTHRAQRTVEEYTAIVEKLVGDIEAGEAFQVVPSQRFEMDTVADPLDVYRMLRVTNPSPYMYLLNVPDETGGLDFSVVGSSPEALVTVADGKATTHPIAGTRWRGDTEEEDLLLEKELLADEKERAEHLMLVDLGRNDLGRVCEPGTVRVEDYSHIERYSHVMHLVSTVTGRLAEGMTALDAVTACFPAGTLSGAPKVRAMELIEEVEKTRRGLYGGVLGYLDFAGNADFAIAIRTALMRDGVAYVQAGGGVVADSNGPYEFNEATNKAKAVLAAVAAAETLREP